From Sparus aurata chromosome 9, fSpaAur1.1, whole genome shotgun sequence, a single genomic window includes:
- the otos2 gene encoding otospiralin-like, giving the protein MSESSMSVISGSSVPGSMRALCVSVLLVSLLLSLLPSIGAEESVAGGRREDREKRSPPYWGLWSSDFYGWLEELRARADHEGMQDLARTFWSHFPISTGLGYDSPQSDPKPEE; this is encoded by the exons atgagCGAGAGCAGCATGAGCGTAATCTCCGGCAGCTCAG TTCCTGGGAGCATGcgagctctgtgtgtgtcagtgctgctCGTCTCCCTTCTGCTCAGCCTCCTGCCGTCTATAG gagcagaggagagcgtCGCCGgcgggaggagggaggacagggagaaaCGAAGCCCACCCTACTGGGGCCTGTGGTCGTCAGACTTTTATGGGTGGCTGGAGGAGCTGCGAGCTCGGGCAGATCACGAGGGGATGCAGGACCTGGCTCGCACCTTCTGGTCTCACTTCCCCATCAGCACCGGGCTGGGCTACGATAGTCCCCAGTCTGACCCGAAACCTGAGGagtga